A section of the Indicator indicator isolate 239-I01 chromosome 26, UM_Iind_1.1, whole genome shotgun sequence genome encodes:
- the MVK gene encoding mevalonate kinase codes for MWERSLVLSAPGKAILHGEHAVVHGKVALAVALDLRTFLRLRPCGEGKIRVRLPGVGVERSWDTLRLQALRKGFAADFDGSKSPSIEQLETLREFAGIAARTSAPENLATLAFLYMYLAISAKHGDVPNLDIVVWSQLPTGAGLGSSAAYAVCLAAALLTACGAISCPLKEGESTARWTEEELALINTWAFQGERVIHGTPSGVDNAVATWGGALRYQSGKITPLKRVPMLRILLTNTRVPRSTKVLVAGVKEKLLKFPAIMQPVLDSIDAISQECQSLLEAMPANPSPEDYPLLEELFDINQHHLNVIGVGHPSLDRLCQVTASHGLHSKLTGAGGGGCGITLLRPDTSLLAVEAAKEDLCACGFECWETNIGAPGVTLHSSSSLNTKVLHALGES; via the exons ATGTGGGAGCGGAGCCTGGTGCTGTCCGCCCCGGGCAAGGCGATCCTCCACGGGGAGCACGCCGTGGTGCACGGCAAG GTGGCTTTGGCTGTGGCGCTGGACCTCAGGACCTTCCTCCGGCTGAGGCCCTGCGGGGAGGGCAAGATCCGTGTCCGTCTGCCCGGTGTCGGTGTTGAGAGGAGCTGGGACACCCTTCGCCTCCAGGCTCTGCGCAAAGGGTTTGCAG CTGACTTTGATGGCTCTAAGTCCCCCAGCATAGAGCAGCTGGAGacactgagagagtttgctggaATTGCTGCCAGAACCTCAGCTCCTGAAAACCTTGCTACTCTTGCCTTTCTTTATATGTACCTGGCTATTTCAGCTAAGCATGG AGATGTTCCAAACCTGGACATAGTGGTGTGGTCCCAGCTGCccactggagcagggctgggttcCAGTGCTGCCTATGCTGTCTGcttggctgcagccctgctgacaGCCTGTGGAGCCATCTCCTGCCCTCTGAAGGAGGGAGAGTCCACAGCCAG GTGGACAGAAGAAGAGCTGGCTCTGATCAACACCTGGGCCTTCCAGGGGGAGCGAGTGATCCACGGCACCCCCTCGGGCGTGGACAACGCCGTGGCTACCTGGG GTGGAGCCCTGCGATACCAATCAGGCAAAATCACACCCTTAAAGAG GGTGCCAATGCTGAGGATCTTGCTGACCAACACAAGAGTCCCTCGAAGCACCAAGGTCCTGGTGGCTGGTGTCAAGGAGAAGCTCCTGAAG TTCCCTGCCATAATGCAGCCAGTGCTGGACTCCATCGATGCCATTTCTCAGGAGTGCCAAAGTCTTCTGGAGGCAATGCCTGCAAATCCATCACCAGAGGATTACCCTCTGCTGGAG GAGCTCTTTGACATCAACCAGCACCACCTGAACGTCATTGGAGTCGGCCACCCCTCCCTGGACAGGCTGTGCCAGGTGACAGCATCCCATGGGCTGCACAGCAAACTGACAGGGGCTGGTGGGGGTGGCTGTGGCATCACCCTGCTGAGACCAG ACacctccctgctggctgtggaagCAGCCAAGGAAGACTTGTGTGCCTGTGGATTTGAGTGCTGGGAGACCAACATCGGGGCACCCGGGGTGACCCtgcactcctcctcctctctgaaCACCAAAGTGCTGCACGCGCTGGGcgagagctga
- the MMAB gene encoding corrinoid adenosyltransferase MMAB → MMLWRVAAAASRGLRGAAGRRQCSGAGSPDSGPSERGPRSERTPKIYTKTGDKGFSSTFTGERRPKGDRIFEALGATDELSSAIGLAGEFSSEKGHEFIEQLHKVQCMLQDVGSNIATPLSSAREAHLRRTSFSEKPILELEQWIDSYSEQLPPLRAFILPSGGRSSAALHLCRAVCRRAERCVVPLVQAGEADPNVAKYLNRLSDYLFVLARYAAMREGKEEKIYIKPDP, encoded by the exons ATGATGCTGTGGCGGGTGGCGGCAGCGGCGAGCCGAGGCCTGCGGGGAGCGGCGGGACGGCGGCAGTGCAGCGGGGCGGGCAG CCCTGACAGCGGCCCCTCCGAGCGCGGCCCCCGCAGCGAGCGGACCCCGAAAATCTACACGAAGACGGGAGACAAAG gcttctccagcaccttcaccgGGGAGCGGAGACCAAAGGGTGACCGGATCTTCGAAGCCCTGGGAGCCACGGATGAACTGAGCTCGGCCATCGG GCTGGCTGGTGAATTTAGCAGTGAAAAGGGCCATGAGTTCATTGAACAACTTCACAAA GTCCAGTGTATGCTGCAGGATGTGGGCTCCAACATTGCCACGCCGCTCTCCTCAGCCAGGGAGGCTCACCTGA GAAGAACATCCTTCAGTGAGAAGCCCATtctggagctggagcagtggATTGACAGCtactcagagcagcttcctcctctcaGAGCTTTCATCTTGCCG TCGGGAGGTAGAAGCAGCGCCGCCCTCCACCTGTGCCGAGCCGTCTGCCGCCGAGCCGAGAGGTG TGTGGTCCCTTTGGTTCAAGCAGGGGAAGCAGATCCAAACGTGGCCAAATACTTAAACag GCTGAGTGACTACCTCTTCGTGTTGGCACGCTACGCTGCcatgagggaagggaaggaagagaagatctATATAAAGCCTGACCCATAA